The nucleotide window ACCTCTATCTAGTTGGCTCTTTCTTGCCACCACTACTCGTGGCCTGTCGTTCCTGCCCCATCTTGattcctctttcctttctggtcattcttccatctccttacccccctctcctcctcccctgtCTAGCTTGGGAGCCGGGGTCCAACCGCGGAGGTGGTATCTTATCAACtattttcccctctttcacAACGTGCCTTTCCGAGGCTGTGTACCCTTCTGGGCTGGATAGACGAATCAACTATCAACCTAAGTGGATCACTGCGTGAATGTCTCACGGCCTCAACAGGATGGCTGCTCCATTAGCCATGCACCACGATGGCGCGACCGACGCCGGTCCGAAACTCGTCAACCGACTGCACGAGAGCCGATCGCCTTATGTGAGTTCGGACAAACCCCCTGCCCTCGCGTCAAGTACTGACTCGTGAATAGGTTAGGGCGCACATGAACAACCCAGTGGGTTGGCAGCTATGGGATGCCGAAGCGATCGATTTGGCCAAACGCCATAACCGGCTGATCTTCCTCAGTATTGGTTATTCGGCTTGTCACTGTAAGTTCTCCATTCGCGGCGCGTTGTGCTGGCACAATGTTCTAACGTCAATTCAGGGTGTCACGTAATGGAGAAGGAATCATTCATGTCGCAGGAGGTAGCTTCCATTCTAAATCAGTCTTTCATTCCAATCAAAGTCGATCGCGAAGAGAGACCCGACATCGACGATGTTTATATGAACTACGTGCAGGCGACCACTGGTTCTGGAGGCTGGCCTCTGAACGTTTTCTTGACTCCTGATCTGGAGCCGGTCTTCGGTGGTACCTATTGGCCAGGCCCCAACTCCTCTACGCTGACAGGAAATGAGACTATTGGCTTCGTCGAGATCCTCGAGAAACTAAGCGATGTTTGGCAAACACAACAACTGCGATGCCGTGAGAGTGCGAAGGAAATTACGAAACAACTTCGCGAGTTTGCTGAAGAAGGGACACATTCCTACCAAGGTGACCGGCAAGCCGACGAGGACTTGGACCTCGAGCTTC belongs to Aspergillus luchuensis IFO 4308 DNA, chromosome 3, nearly complete sequence and includes:
- a CDS encoding uncharacterized protein (TransMembrane:1 (o24-42i)), which produces MRASLTRAHAASSLLLHPPPHPTSSLFLLPFCLIPLSSWLFLATTTRGLSFLPHLDSSFLSGHSSISLPPSPPPLSSLGAGVQPRRWYLINYFPLFHNVPFRGCVPFWAG